The Deltaproteobacteria bacterium genome contains the following window.
TTACCCATCACAAGAAGTTTTCCTGTTCGAGGTGCTCCTGTAGTATTCGGTGTCACAGTAAACCCTAACTGTCCATCCCCGACCTTGGCCCGTTCGTTCCCCGTCGCATTCACCGTAATCCAGGACTCCGCCGTCGCTAAATGCCACGCGCAGCGCTGTGGTGCCTTTACAACGACCGCATCGCTATCACCATTGCTACTCAGCGCCCGGCTCGGGCCTATCGCGTCGGTAACGCACGGTGGTGGAGGTGGAGCAGCAAAGACTTCCACATCTTCCGGAGTAATTCCAACAAGAACTTCAGGAGCACCAGCATTATTGAGCATCACTAACGACACTGACGATGAAGCACTATTAGGAACCACAACCTATACCTGCTGCGATACGGGATTTTCTGTTCCC
Protein-coding sequences here:
- a CDS encoding BACON domain-containing protein, encoding MVPNSASSSVSLVMLNNAGAPEVLVGITPEDVEVFAAPPPPPCVTDAIGPSRALSSNGDSDAVVVKAPQRCAWHLATAESWITVNATGNERAKVGDGQLGFTVTPNTTGAPRTGKLLVMGKEAMITQAASSVLRPTGDKTPGPPVTPRQDTGDRTPGPAVTPRR